The following are encoded together in the uncultured Sphaerochaeta sp. genome:
- a CDS encoding co-chaperone GroES, translating into MTIKPLADRVLVKMEELQEKTASGLYIPQTAQEKTQIAVVVAVGEGTDDVKMNVKEGDRVMHDKYAGTSVKADGTEYLILSMKDILAIIE; encoded by the coding sequence ATGACCATTAAGCCTTTGGCAGACAGAGTATTGGTAAAGATGGAAGAGCTGCAGGAGAAGACCGCAAGCGGTCTCTACATTCCCCAGACAGCACAGGAAAAGACCCAGATCGCAGTGGTCGTGGCAGTCGGCGAAGGAACCGATGACGTGAAGATGAACGTCAAGGAAGGGGATCGCGTCATGCATGACAAGTATGCCGGAACTTCTGTAAAAGCCGATGGCACCGAATACCTGATTCTCAGCATGAAGGATATTCTGGCAATCATCGAGTAG
- a CDS encoding ATP-dependent DNA helicase — MTKHDIYQIFDKDGLLEQNFPSYEYREGQLNMADLVRESFERNAIAAIEAGTGIGKSFAYLAVALYAAMQSPDERTVVATSTINLQKQLYEKDIPMLFKFLGLSCKIALAVGRGNYLCINRFMQAKADSSLLAQDPASELYQVGQWIKESETGLFADFPGRLSGELKGEICSDGDLCQNHACAYFRDCFYFKAKAKAKDAKIIISNHHLLFTDAQSRFISDVGYEEEMILPPFNRLIIDEAHNIESNATEYFTEVYDSQQLLRQISKIQRSGRFRGKSLLEQLGEYSSEADIIDRIQDDIHLLTQNVGTLDQYLLGVFQKNDYQPVLIKAEHQGRLQQFVEAATSVSQASGRLAAKINTFLEQNKAPQELDAKINELKVRGTRIAMMSEVLTKFCNFTLWQDEVHWFNAESYGTHRQVQVCITPLSIAPLLVEAVFRKLDTVVCTSATLDLNDEFAFWSSRVGLPYDEERPFLKGAFSSPFDYRNRLLLLTPSDAPLYSKDKEEAYEAYLVDTIMSSVLSAGGGVLVLFTSYSMLKKVHERLSETFEKEGLTLLCQGEYDRYTLLNRFISEKDSVLFATSSFWEGVDAPGETLRMVIIVKLPFTVPSDPVFKARCEAIDANGGSGFYQLALQSATMKLKQGFGRLLRSACDRGVVLILDSRVVSKNYGIYMIRSLPESYHPESETSGLSDKVENFLYGG; from the coding sequence TTGACCAAGCATGATATCTATCAGATTTTTGATAAGGATGGGTTGTTGGAGCAGAACTTTCCCTCTTATGAGTATCGCGAGGGACAGCTCAATATGGCTGACCTTGTCAGGGAGAGTTTTGAACGTAATGCAATAGCGGCAATCGAGGCGGGGACCGGTATCGGTAAATCATTTGCCTATCTTGCTGTTGCTCTGTATGCAGCCATGCAATCCCCTGATGAGCGCACGGTGGTTGCAACCAGTACGATCAACTTGCAGAAACAGTTGTATGAGAAGGATATTCCCATGCTATTCAAGTTTCTTGGCTTGTCCTGTAAGATTGCACTTGCTGTGGGCAGGGGTAACTATCTCTGTATCAACCGCTTCATGCAGGCAAAGGCTGATTCTTCCCTGCTTGCCCAAGACCCGGCCAGTGAGCTCTACCAGGTTGGGCAGTGGATCAAGGAGAGCGAAACAGGCCTATTTGCCGACTTTCCTGGAAGACTGAGCGGAGAATTGAAAGGGGAGATCTGCAGCGACGGGGATCTCTGCCAGAACCACGCCTGTGCATACTTTCGTGACTGTTTCTATTTTAAGGCAAAGGCAAAGGCAAAGGATGCGAAGATCATTATCAGCAACCATCATTTGCTCTTTACTGATGCCCAGAGCCGATTCATCAGTGATGTAGGCTATGAAGAGGAGATGATTCTTCCTCCGTTTAATCGCTTGATCATCGATGAGGCTCACAATATTGAGTCGAATGCAACCGAGTATTTCACCGAGGTGTATGATTCCCAGCAATTGTTGCGCCAGATCTCGAAGATTCAGCGCTCTGGCCGGTTCCGGGGGAAAAGTCTCTTGGAGCAACTGGGAGAATACAGCAGCGAAGCTGATATTATTGACCGAATCCAGGATGACATTCATCTTTTGACCCAGAATGTGGGCACGCTCGACCAGTACCTGCTTGGTGTTTTTCAGAAGAACGACTACCAGCCGGTGCTGATAAAAGCGGAACACCAAGGTAGGTTGCAGCAGTTTGTTGAGGCGGCCACCAGTGTATCCCAGGCAAGCGGGAGACTTGCTGCGAAGATTAATACCTTTCTGGAACAGAACAAGGCTCCCCAGGAGCTGGATGCCAAGATTAATGAACTGAAGGTACGCGGTACACGGATTGCCATGATGAGCGAGGTGCTGACAAAATTCTGTAATTTTACACTCTGGCAAGATGAAGTACACTGGTTCAATGCTGAATCCTACGGTACCCACCGGCAGGTGCAGGTATGCATAACTCCCCTTTCCATAGCTCCCCTGCTTGTAGAAGCTGTGTTCAGGAAACTCGATACGGTGGTATGTACTTCTGCAACTCTTGACCTGAATGATGAATTTGCATTTTGGTCCAGTCGGGTTGGTCTTCCCTATGATGAGGAACGTCCCTTTCTCAAGGGAGCTTTTTCCTCCCCCTTTGATTATAGAAACCGATTGTTGCTTCTCACTCCATCCGATGCTCCCTTGTACAGCAAAGATAAGGAAGAGGCATATGAGGCATATCTTGTAGATACCATCATGTCCTCAGTACTTTCAGCAGGAGGAGGCGTGCTGGTATTGTTTACCAGCTACTCCATGCTGAAGAAGGTCCACGAGAGACTCAGTGAAACGTTCGAGAAAGAGGGTTTGACCTTGCTCTGCCAAGGGGAGTATGACCGGTATACATTGCTCAACAGGTTCATCAGTGAAAAGGACAGTGTTCTCTTCGCCACCTCCTCCTTTTGGGAAGGGGTTGATGCACCAGGGGAGACCCTTCGCATGGTCATCATCGTGAAACTGCCATTCACCGTTCCCTCTGACCCGGTGTTCAAGGCACGTTGTGAGGCAATTGATGCCAATGGGGGAAGTGGGTTCTACCAACTTGCCCTACAATCGGCCACCATGAAACTGAAGCAAGGATTTGGGCGGCTGTTGCGTTCAGCCTGCGATCGTGGTGTGGTCCTTATTCTGGATAGCCGGGTAGTGAGCAAGAACTATGGTATATACATGATTCGTTCATTGCCTGAAAGCTATCACCCCGAAAGTGAGACTTCAGGATTATCAGATAAGGTAGAGAATTTCCTCTATGGAGGATGA
- a CDS encoding sigma-54 dependent transcriptional regulator produces MSRNILICDDERNIRNGLALAMELEGFETLEAEDGKVAWDMVNKQSVDLVITDLRMPNMSGEELLKKINSAYPRMPVIVLTGHGTIETAVEAMRSGAIDFFTKPVDLDRLTLVVKKALSNNDLYVEHERLKEEVAQLKARNRYDRIIGKSQKMVELMDIVSQVAPTKASVLVTGESGVGKELVADAIHELSNRNKGPLVKVHCAALSSSLLESELFGHEKGSFTGAVKEKRGRFELADGGTIFLDEIGEIDAATQVKLLRVLQEKQFERVGGEKPISVDVRIVCATNRDLLKEIEKGNFREDLYYRLNVVHLEVPPLRERKDDIPLLMTSFLTLFSKENNRSIEGFSPQAKRALLSYDWPGNIRELRNCIESAVVLARGSVIEYDDLPPSVTKAENAQNLSLDVGITLAEAEKQLIISTLAQCGGNKTKAAEVLGIGRKTLHRKVQEYHIDQA; encoded by the coding sequence ATGAGTCGTAACATCTTGATATGTGATGATGAGAGAAATATCCGAAACGGGTTAGCCTTGGCCATGGAGCTTGAAGGTTTTGAAACCCTTGAGGCAGAGGATGGGAAGGTAGCCTGGGATATGGTGAACAAGCAGTCGGTTGATCTTGTCATCACTGACTTGAGAATGCCGAACATGAGTGGAGAGGAACTGCTGAAGAAAATCAACAGTGCCTATCCCCGAATGCCGGTCATCGTACTCACTGGGCATGGGACCATTGAGACAGCAGTGGAGGCAATGCGTTCGGGAGCCATCGATTTCTTCACGAAGCCGGTGGACCTGGACCGCCTTACCCTGGTGGTTAAGAAAGCACTCTCCAACAATGATCTCTATGTAGAACATGAGCGACTGAAAGAGGAAGTTGCCCAACTCAAGGCTCGTAATCGGTATGACCGAATCATCGGCAAGAGCCAGAAAATGGTGGAGCTGATGGACATCGTGAGCCAGGTTGCACCAACAAAAGCCTCGGTACTGGTTACCGGGGAGAGTGGAGTAGGCAAGGAGCTTGTTGCCGATGCAATCCATGAGCTGAGCAATAGAAATAAGGGTCCCTTGGTGAAAGTACACTGTGCTGCCTTGTCTTCGAGCTTGCTGGAAAGTGAGTTGTTTGGACACGAGAAAGGGTCCTTTACCGGGGCGGTGAAGGAGAAACGCGGTCGGTTCGAACTTGCTGATGGGGGAACGATCTTCCTCGATGAAATCGGGGAGATCGATGCAGCCACCCAGGTGAAACTACTGAGGGTGTTGCAGGAGAAGCAGTTTGAGAGGGTAGGTGGAGAGAAACCCATTTCTGTCGATGTGCGTATCGTGTGCGCAACCAACCGGGACCTGCTCAAGGAGATTGAGAAGGGTAATTTCCGTGAGGATCTATACTACAGACTTAACGTTGTTCATCTCGAGGTTCCCCCACTTAGGGAACGGAAAGATGATATTCCACTCCTGATGACCTCATTTCTCACTCTGTTCAGCAAGGAGAACAATCGTAGTATCGAAGGGTTCTCTCCTCAGGCAAAACGTGCCCTGCTTAGTTACGACTGGCCGGGAAACATCAGGGAACTCAGGAATTGCATAGAGAGTGCTGTTGTGCTTGCCCGTGGGTCAGTCATTGAGTATGATGACCTGCCCCCAAGTGTCACCAAGGCGGAGAATGCACAGAATCTCTCCCTCGATGTCGGCATAACCTTGGCTGAGGCGGAAAAGCAGTTGATCATCAGCACCCTTGCACAGTGTGGGGGGAATAAGACCAAGGCAGCAGAGGTCTTGGGTATTGGAAGGAAAACATTGCATAGAAAAGTACAGGAATATCACATTGACCAAGCATGA
- a CDS encoding ATP-binding protein has translation MKNFVQRAIQKIDQLDTNQIVEILKSQSSDLEMLESVLESIQDGVILTDERKIVHYANSRCRTLIPMARMRNYEGMALSRVIEDEHVFHYIMLALKGKHQDEENEFTFQKGTKMQTIAVTVYSYLNSSERMRSSFVIMLSDVTEHNANEARLRRSENLASMTTMAAGVAHEIKNPLAAMGIHLQLLKKAFERKESLTFGDAERYLSVLEEEISRLNGIVVDFLFAVRPMDTRLRLAQMTKTLEDICSFIEPELEEHSVYLIKDFASSLPRLEFDEHLLKQAVLNLIKNAMNAMEGGGKLILQTRLDGDHVVLKIQDTGIGMDEETQQKIFEPYFTTKATGTGLGLTVVYKILKEHKGDITVQSKLGEGTVFALTFPVPKSERLALKWDTVAEVHYES, from the coding sequence ATGAAAAACTTTGTCCAACGGGCAATCCAGAAGATTGACCAACTTGATACCAATCAGATAGTGGAGATCCTAAAGAGTCAATCCAGTGATCTTGAGATGCTGGAGAGTGTGCTTGAGTCAATCCAAGATGGAGTAATCCTGACCGACGAGAGAAAAATCGTTCATTATGCAAACAGCAGATGCCGTACCCTTATTCCCATGGCAAGAATGCGGAACTATGAGGGGATGGCCCTCTCCAGGGTCATTGAGGATGAGCATGTCTTTCACTATATTATGCTGGCACTCAAGGGAAAGCATCAGGATGAAGAAAACGAGTTCACGTTCCAGAAAGGAACCAAGATGCAGACCATCGCTGTTACGGTCTATTCCTACTTGAACAGCTCTGAAAGAATGAGGTCTTCCTTTGTGATCATGTTGAGTGATGTCACCGAGCATAATGCAAATGAAGCACGGCTTCGCAGGAGTGAGAACCTTGCATCGATGACCACCATGGCCGCAGGGGTAGCCCATGAGATCAAGAACCCTCTTGCCGCGATGGGAATCCATTTGCAACTCCTGAAAAAAGCGTTTGAAAGGAAGGAGTCACTTACCTTTGGTGATGCAGAGCGGTATCTCTCTGTTTTGGAGGAGGAAATCAGCCGGCTCAATGGTATTGTGGTGGACTTTCTCTTTGCGGTACGGCCCATGGACACACGGCTTCGCCTTGCACAGATGACCAAGACATTGGAGGATATCTGTTCTTTTATAGAGCCGGAACTGGAAGAGCATAGCGTATATCTAATCAAGGACTTTGCGTCTTCACTGCCCCGGTTGGAATTTGATGAACACCTGCTCAAGCAAGCAGTACTCAACCTGATAAAGAATGCTATGAACGCCATGGAGGGTGGGGGGAAACTCATTCTCCAGACTAGGCTGGATGGGGATCATGTGGTGTTGAAGATCCAGGATACTGGTATTGGTATGGATGAGGAGACGCAACAGAAGATATTTGAACCTTACTTCACGACCAAGGCTACCGGTACGGGGCTTGGCCTGACTGTGGTCTACAAGATTTTGAAAGAACACAAGGGAGATATTACGGTGCAGAGCAAGCTTGGAGAGGGAACTGTTTTTGCCCTTACATTCCCGGTTCCCAAAAGTGAACGGCTTGCACTGAAGTGGGATACGGTAGCGGAGGTGCATTATGAGTCGTAA
- a CDS encoding CvpA family protein: protein MQWGLTIGSVYFNSIDIIVFSLAIIGGIADTLSGFADAFSHRSGYIVGFFSALMFTKLIAALLVQSFALPLLLASLISFVILFLIGYALMRFVGNLLETALNATGLRSVNGLLGFLWGVLEVCIICALVIYVLELQTVFDLSQIFDKSQFTLNVVRPLVPETVNWFASTVQAPNV, encoded by the coding sequence ATGCAGTGGGGTTTGACCATAGGTTCTGTATATTTTAATTCGATCGATATTATCGTTTTTTCGCTAGCAATCATTGGAGGAATCGCCGACACCCTTAGTGGGTTTGCTGATGCGTTCAGCCATCGTAGTGGCTATATCGTAGGTTTTTTCTCTGCGCTGATGTTCACCAAACTGATTGCTGCATTATTGGTTCAGTCATTTGCTCTTCCCCTCCTGCTTGCAAGCCTTATCAGTTTTGTAATCCTGTTCTTGATTGGTTATGCGTTGATGCGATTTGTAGGAAACCTCTTGGAAACAGCACTGAATGCAACCGGACTCCGTTCGGTCAATGGGCTGCTTGGTTTCCTATGGGGAGTCCTTGAAGTTTGCATTATATGTGCCTTGGTGATTTATGTGCTGGAACTCCAAACGGTTTTTGATCTTTCGCAAATTTTTGATAAAAGCCAATTTACCCTCAATGTAGTGAGGCCATTGGTTCCCGAGACAGTAAACTGGTTCGCTTCAACAGTGCAGGCGCCGAATGTTTGA
- the murG gene encoding undecaprenyldiphospho-muramoylpentapeptide beta-N-acetylglucosaminyltransferase, whose protein sequence is MVVCYTGGGTLGHVFPALAVHEELALLPDYRSFWIGRDETSEKEAVARYGIPFFAIRWGKLRRYWSFRNFLDIGNVCIAFFQALCILRDQRPDVLFSKGGFVSVPPVLAAAVLRIPVVSHESDATPGLATRINARFSSRICVPFSEGFASLRKHKLVVTGNPVRQSLVLASRQEALPRPVFLGSTEPLILVLGGSSGSLQINELVRKTLDHLTEMGYVYHQCGEKDVQHLAHAHYQEVPFIDEALPILLKHATVVVSRSGANTLAELALFGCPSLLIPLGGASSRGDQIDNARLFEQKEAATVLYPDTVDVKQFLEGVSSLITDEKLRLRLRGNLGKLAHETSAQHIATVLKTVKESTCSGV, encoded by the coding sequence ATGGTAGTCTGTTACACAGGGGGAGGAACCCTCGGACACGTTTTTCCAGCCTTGGCTGTCCATGAGGAGTTGGCTCTCTTGCCGGACTACCGCAGCTTTTGGATTGGGCGTGATGAAACTTCCGAGAAGGAGGCTGTTGCACGATATGGGATTCCATTTTTTGCTATACGGTGGGGAAAACTCCGTCGATACTGGTCTTTCAGGAACTTCCTCGACATCGGAAATGTTTGTATTGCATTCTTCCAGGCGCTTTGTATACTCAGAGACCAGAGACCTGATGTACTCTTCTCCAAGGGAGGGTTTGTATCAGTACCCCCGGTCTTGGCGGCGGCAGTCTTGCGTATTCCGGTAGTGAGTCATGAGAGCGATGCAACTCCCGGTCTGGCGACCAGGATAAATGCAAGGTTTTCATCACGTATCTGTGTTCCTTTTTCCGAGGGGTTTGCATCACTGAGGAAGCATAAGCTGGTGGTCACCGGTAACCCTGTCCGCCAGTCTCTGGTGCTTGCATCACGACAAGAAGCATTACCAAGGCCAGTGTTCTTGGGATCAACTGAGCCCTTGATTCTTGTACTAGGTGGCAGCAGTGGTTCCCTTCAGATCAATGAGTTGGTGCGAAAGACCCTCGATCACCTCACGGAGATGGGCTATGTCTATCACCAGTGTGGGGAAAAGGATGTACAGCATTTGGCTCATGCTCACTATCAGGAGGTGCCGTTTATTGATGAGGCGTTGCCCATCCTGTTGAAACATGCCACAGTGGTAGTTAGCCGCTCAGGAGCGAATACCTTGGCTGAACTTGCGTTGTTTGGCTGTCCATCCCTTCTCATACCCTTGGGTGGGGCATCAAGCCGAGGTGACCAGATAGACAATGCTCGGCTGTTTGAGCAGAAGGAAGCGGCAACAGTGCTCTATCCAGACACAGTGGATGTGAAGCAATTTCTGGAAGGTGTATCTTCCTTGATTACTGACGAGAAGCTTCGATTGAGGTTGCGCGGCAACCTGGGAAAGCTTGCTCATGAAACGAGTGCACAACATATAGCAACTGTGCTGAAAACAGTGAAGGAGTCAACATGCAGTGGGGTTTGA
- the secA gene encoding preprotein translocase subunit SecA: MGTSLFTKLFGTKQDKDLKSLKPLVELVNKESAWAESLSAEEVRQQTQSFRDQVAKGASLDSLLPKAFALAREAARRVLGERHYDVQIMGAAVLHQGKILEMKTGEGKTLTCVPAAYLNALTGKGVHVVTVNDYLAGRDASWMGPVYEYLGLSVGVILSSMDNEAKRSSYSKDVTYGTNNEFGFDYLRDNMKWSEQEKIQPKHHYCIIDEIDSILIDEARTPLIISGQSEDDSAQVLGAAKIAPLLTECEKNPDTGDYYEPDPLARFDRKAPVFEEHGDYKLDEKQKRVSFTNQGMNHIEELLNKYHVINGSLYEDENFEYVHYVTQAVKALRLYTPDVDYVVVEGQVQIVDEFTGRILHGRRYSEGLHQAIEAKEKIKILGQNKTLATITYQNFFRMYDKISGMTGTADTEAPEFLKIYGLDVVVIPTNKPIVRKDYPDLVYYNEEFKFKAICEEIQKVHNTGQPILVGTISIEKSELLSVLLRRMGVKHEVLNAKNHAREALIIENAGAKGAVTIATNMAGRGTDIKLGGSLDGRARALCGADATAGELAEAIKKVYPTWKHDYEEVKELGGLYILGTERHESRRIDNQLRGRSGRQGDPGASRFFVSLDDPLMRLFASENLKTMLGKIGMQDGEPIEHRMLSNAIEKAQKRVEDRNFEIRKHLLDYDDVLNEQRNYLYDERDAILSEEHLLERVRGICHDISNDMVDQVFSDGKDDKKGIKLLEEMLATFHLEIPPLPEQASAEEYKQQLRQYIDKEIDDKVALTGEKPFNDFLRFNYLRQIDLRWQDHLTALEDLRDAVGLRSYAQRNPLVEYKVEGFEIFTEMLEGIKVFMAQTLVRVKITKPEQQYRQKAKEAKTVESHQAQGAFSSASQGPRRVQGGGDTTPVTVRRQSPKVGRNDPCPCGSGKKYKHCCGKNA, from the coding sequence ATGGGCACCTCACTATTTACCAAACTGTTCGGAACCAAACAAGATAAGGACCTCAAATCCCTTAAACCACTCGTAGAGCTGGTCAACAAGGAATCAGCCTGGGCAGAGAGCCTCAGTGCTGAAGAGGTGCGCCAGCAAACCCAAAGCTTCAGGGATCAGGTGGCAAAAGGTGCAAGCCTTGACTCACTTTTGCCCAAGGCCTTTGCCTTGGCTAGAGAAGCAGCAAGACGAGTGTTGGGTGAACGACACTACGATGTGCAGATCATGGGAGCGGCGGTGCTCCATCAAGGAAAAATCTTGGAAATGAAAACCGGTGAAGGAAAGACCCTCACCTGTGTTCCTGCTGCATATTTGAATGCACTCACGGGAAAAGGCGTTCATGTTGTGACCGTCAATGACTATCTCGCGGGTCGTGATGCCTCCTGGATGGGCCCCGTCTATGAATACCTAGGACTCTCCGTTGGTGTCATCCTCTCATCCATGGACAATGAAGCAAAACGGAGTTCCTATTCCAAGGATGTTACATACGGTACGAACAATGAGTTTGGATTTGATTATCTCAGGGATAACATGAAGTGGTCTGAACAGGAAAAGATACAGCCAAAACACCACTACTGTATCATCGATGAGATCGACTCAATCCTTATTGATGAGGCAAGGACCCCCTTGATCATCAGCGGGCAGAGTGAGGATGACTCAGCACAGGTACTGGGAGCAGCAAAGATTGCACCTCTACTCACTGAGTGTGAAAAAAATCCTGATACCGGTGATTACTATGAACCAGACCCACTTGCACGTTTCGATCGCAAGGCTCCCGTATTCGAGGAACATGGGGACTACAAGCTGGACGAAAAGCAAAAACGGGTTTCTTTCACCAACCAAGGAATGAACCATATTGAGGAATTGCTGAACAAGTATCACGTCATCAACGGTTCACTCTATGAGGATGAGAACTTCGAGTATGTCCACTACGTAACCCAGGCAGTAAAGGCACTTCGTCTCTATACCCCCGATGTCGATTATGTGGTCGTCGAAGGACAGGTACAGATTGTTGACGAATTCACCGGCCGTATACTCCACGGTAGGCGCTACAGTGAGGGTCTCCATCAGGCAATTGAGGCAAAGGAAAAAATCAAGATCCTTGGACAGAACAAGACTCTCGCCACAATCACATACCAGAACTTCTTCAGGATGTACGACAAGATCAGCGGCATGACCGGTACCGCAGATACCGAAGCTCCTGAGTTCCTCAAGATCTACGGCCTCGATGTTGTTGTCATCCCGACCAACAAGCCGATCGTCAGAAAAGATTACCCGGATCTGGTCTACTATAATGAAGAGTTCAAGTTCAAGGCCATCTGTGAGGAAATTCAAAAGGTCCATAATACGGGGCAACCGATTCTTGTCGGTACCATCAGCATTGAGAAAAGCGAGCTGCTCTCAGTCCTGCTTCGCAGGATGGGCGTCAAGCACGAAGTGCTCAATGCCAAGAACCATGCACGAGAGGCCTTGATCATTGAGAATGCTGGTGCCAAAGGTGCTGTTACCATTGCCACAAACATGGCAGGACGAGGAACCGACATCAAGCTTGGTGGCAGCCTCGATGGTAGAGCAAGAGCCCTCTGTGGGGCTGATGCTACTGCAGGGGAGCTTGCTGAAGCAATCAAGAAAGTATATCCCACATGGAAACATGATTATGAGGAGGTAAAGGAGCTCGGTGGGCTCTATATCCTTGGCACTGAAAGGCACGAATCCAGACGTATCGACAATCAGCTGCGTGGTCGAAGTGGCCGTCAGGGAGACCCTGGTGCAAGCCGGTTTTTTGTCTCCCTGGATGATCCCCTGATGCGCCTGTTTGCCTCTGAGAACCTAAAAACCATGCTTGGCAAGATTGGCATGCAAGATGGAGAGCCCATTGAACACCGTATGCTGAGCAATGCAATCGAGAAAGCCCAGAAACGTGTAGAGGATCGCAACTTTGAAATCAGGAAACACCTTCTTGATTACGATGATGTACTCAATGAACAGAGAAATTATCTCTATGACGAGCGTGATGCAATTCTAAGTGAAGAACATCTGCTGGAACGTGTAAGGGGTATCTGCCACGATATCAGCAATGACATGGTTGACCAGGTATTCTCCGATGGCAAGGATGACAAGAAGGGAATAAAGTTGCTTGAGGAGATGCTCGCCACGTTCCACCTCGAGATTCCTCCCCTTCCCGAACAAGCTTCTGCTGAAGAGTATAAACAACAACTGCGGCAGTATATAGACAAGGAGATTGATGATAAAGTCGCCCTCACTGGTGAGAAACCATTCAACGATTTCCTCCGCTTCAACTACCTCCGTCAGATCGATCTCAGATGGCAGGACCATCTCACAGCTCTCGAGGATCTTCGAGATGCCGTAGGCCTGAGAAGCTATGCACAACGCAATCCGCTGGTAGAGTACAAGGTTGAAGGTTTTGAGATCTTTACCGAGATGCTTGAAGGGATCAAGGTTTTCATGGCACAAACCCTAGTCAGGGTGAAGATTACCAAACCGGAACAGCAGTACCGACAGAAGGCCAAGGAAGCCAAGACGGTGGAGAGTCACCAGGCACAGGGTGCTTTCAGTAGTGCAAGTCAAGGCCCCAGACGAGTACAAGGGGGTGGAGACACCACACCGGTAACGGTGAGAAGGCAGTCTCCCAAAGTGGGAAGGAACGACCCTTGTCCCTGTGGAAGCGGCAAGAAATACAAGCATTGCTGCGGAAAGAATGCTTAA
- a CDS encoding M23 family metallopeptidase codes for MGKDYYDDMQERPSWRSGRDASENNRPSKGLIWTIALGIAICVVVIVIWYQFFPAQNQGSDNQSTVIEEVLPEVKEIVDAPQISSDENPKGAISPSDAPVVDTENARAIDDTSPVRRAPTTSSASIQYAEHLVKEGEDLASIAVLYNLKPQTLISVNKIRNIQAVKEGVTLTIPDRDGQLYTVREGDMLSTIARKYSPSLGWKTLQELNSLKNERIFVGQELFIPDTSSSSLAQLTDISPIQFQKPSPGSISRLFGQSFENPITGISEILTGILIEGEWGEAVVASAKGEVVDAGYEQKGRGRFVILSHEGGYRSSYYHLENVSSDVRIGASLKKGQVIGSIGTSGTDYEQPTLFFSIEQSGIALDPMQFF; via the coding sequence ATGGGAAAAGACTACTACGATGACATGCAAGAGCGGCCTTCTTGGCGTTCAGGAAGGGATGCCTCAGAAAATAACCGACCGAGCAAAGGGCTGATCTGGACGATTGCACTGGGTATCGCTATCTGTGTGGTGGTAATTGTAATCTGGTATCAGTTTTTTCCAGCGCAGAATCAAGGTTCTGATAACCAATCTACGGTGATTGAGGAAGTGCTGCCTGAGGTGAAAGAAATTGTTGATGCACCGCAAATCAGTAGTGATGAGAATCCAAAAGGAGCAATATCTCCATCTGATGCACCAGTAGTGGATACGGAGAATGCCAGGGCAATCGATGACACTTCCCCGGTTCGGAGAGCTCCCACCACCAGCAGCGCTTCAATCCAGTATGCAGAGCATCTGGTCAAGGAGGGTGAGGATCTTGCGTCCATCGCAGTTTTGTACAATCTCAAGCCACAGACCCTGATCAGTGTGAACAAAATCCGGAATATCCAAGCTGTCAAGGAAGGGGTTACCCTTACTATTCCCGACCGTGATGGGCAGCTCTATACAGTGCGCGAGGGAGATATGCTCAGCACAATCGCCCGGAAGTACAGTCCCTCCCTGGGGTGGAAGACCTTACAGGAGCTCAATAGCCTGAAGAATGAGAGAATATTCGTTGGCCAGGAGCTTTTCATTCCTGATACCTCATCATCCTCACTTGCCCAGCTCACAGATATTTCTCCCATCCAGTTTCAGAAACCTTCCCCTGGATCGATCAGTAGGCTCTTTGGACAGTCCTTTGAGAACCCTATAACCGGGATCAGTGAAATCCTCACTGGCATCCTCATTGAAGGAGAGTGGGGAGAGGCTGTTGTAGCTTCAGCCAAGGGTGAAGTGGTAGATGCAGGATATGAGCAGAAGGGCAGGGGTAGATTCGTAATCCTCAGTCATGAGGGTGGCTACCGAAGCAGCTATTACCATCTGGAGAATGTAAGCAGTGATGTGCGCATCGGTGCAAGTCTCAAAAAGGGACAGGTTATCGGGAGTATCGGAACCAGTGGCACCGATTATGAGCAACCGACGCTCTTCTTCAGCATCGAACAATCTGGAATTGCGCTTGATCCCATGCAATTCTTTTAA